In the genome of Persephonella sp. KM09-Lau-8, one region contains:
- the thrB gene encoding homoserine kinase — MKRLKVKVPATTANLGAGFDTFGLALTLYNEFEVEEYDGVVIQTVPENKFLEIPENNLFVQVLKYACEKRGKTFHGAKVKQITNVPVARGLGSSATAIVAAILISAAVSKTPLTDEHFFDIAYKFEPHPDNLLPAWKGGFVTALVENGKTYYQQIDFPDDIKAVVAIPQLELSTEKARQVLPKEIPLKDGIFNVQRVALFLAALQNRDYSVLKVAMEDKFHQPYRKQLIPGFDDVVSAAYENGAIGASLSGAGSTILALATDNFEKIGSSMVQAFEKNGLKAEYKVLDIDKRGAELTILE, encoded by the coding sequence TTGAAAAGATTAAAGGTAAAAGTTCCGGCAACAACGGCAAATTTAGGGGCAGGCTTTGATACTTTTGGTCTTGCCCTTACTTTATATAATGAGTTTGAGGTTGAAGAATACGATGGAGTAGTCATACAGACCGTTCCAGAAAATAAATTTCTTGAAATTCCGGAAAATAATCTTTTTGTTCAGGTTCTGAAATATGCCTGCGAGAAAAGGGGTAAAACCTTCCACGGTGCGAAGGTGAAACAGATTACCAATGTTCCTGTAGCAAGAGGGCTTGGAAGCAGTGCGACAGCCATAGTGGCTGCAATTTTAATCAGTGCTGCTGTAAGTAAAACCCCTTTAACAGATGAACATTTTTTTGATATTGCATACAAATTTGAGCCTCATCCTGACAATCTCCTTCCTGCATGGAAAGGAGGATTTGTTACTGCTTTAGTTGAAAATGGTAAAACATACTATCAACAGATAGATTTTCCTGATGATATAAAGGCTGTTGTTGCAATACCACAGCTTGAACTTTCCACAGAAAAAGCCCGTCAGGTTTTGCCAAAAGAAATCCCATTAAAAGACGGTATTTTCAATGTCCAGCGGGTAGCTCTTTTTCTTGCGGCCCTCCAGAATAGGGATTATTCAGTTTTAAAAGTGGCTATGGAAGACAAATTCCATCAGCCATACCGAAAACAGCTAATTCCCGGTTTTGATGATGTTGTTTCTGCAGCTTACGAAAACGGAGCAATCGGTGCTTCTTTAAGCGGTGCAGGTTCAACAATTCTTGCTCTGGCCACTGATAATTTTGAAAAAATAGGTTCTTCAATGGTTCAGGCTTTTGAGAAAAATGGATTAAAAGCCGAATATAAAGTATTAGATATAGACAAGAGAGGGGCAGAACTTACTATCTTAGAATAA
- a CDS encoding ParA family protein encodes MGKIIGLVNQKGGAGKSSLTNAISHELARRGYKVLVVDYDPQGTQTMLFGFNRLSEFVNTEHDITNIFENEGVTPVNVKENLDLIPSNQGLREEAESGRMGKELVLANFLKGGFGKKGIAEEYDFVLIDSPADSGALTVGTIAASDYILVPTRLTFVDSTGLVGTLQTVIQAVMTFRLDLSILGFIPVAYKPRLREHNDVLASLKKTIPEILEKYDFIKTASDELFFEPIKDRIAWAEAAGKRISIRDYIEKEKRAQKDIILAVENITDEIIRRIHLPETVMV; translated from the coding sequence ATGGGTAAAATTATTGGACTTGTTAACCAAAAAGGTGGAGCAGGTAAAAGCAGCCTTACCAATGCGATTTCACATGAACTTGCCAGAAGAGGATACAAAGTTCTGGTAGTTGATTACGACCCTCAGGGAACACAAACTATGCTTTTTGGGTTTAACAGGCTTTCTGAGTTTGTTAATACTGAACACGACATCACAAATATTTTTGAAAATGAAGGTGTAACCCCTGTCAATGTAAAAGAAAACCTTGACCTTATCCCCTCAAATCAAGGTCTAAGAGAGGAAGCAGAAAGCGGAAGAATGGGAAAAGAGCTTGTTCTGGCTAATTTCCTGAAAGGTGGTTTTGGCAAAAAAGGCATAGCAGAGGAATACGATTTTGTCTTGATAGACTCTCCTGCCGATAGCGGAGCATTAACCGTTGGAACTATAGCTGCCAGTGATTATATCCTTGTTCCAACCAGATTAACCTTTGTTGATTCCACCGGACTGGTAGGAACACTTCAGACCGTCATACAGGCAGTAATGACCTTTAGGCTTGATTTGTCTATACTTGGATTTATTCCTGTGGCTTATAAACCAAGGCTTAGAGAACATAATGATGTCCTTGCTTCCTTAAAGAAAACCATTCCTGAAATACTTGAAAAATATGACTTTATCAAAACCGCTTCCGACGAGTTATTCTTTGAACCTATCAAAGACAGAATTGCCTGGGCAGAAGCAGCAGGAAAAAGAATTTCAATTAGAGATTACATAGAAAAGGAAAAAAGAGCCCAAAAGGATATTATCCTTGCCGTTGAAAATATCACAGATGAAATTATTAGAAGAATTCATCTACCTGAAACTGTAATGGTATAA
- a CDS encoding ParB/RepB/Spo0J family partition protein, with amino-acid sequence MDLGIFEDVLDTPKTQKAKKVIQTIQEVKPQEIEISKIKNPRFHDRSYVSPERIVALAENIKAYGLAQPIVVRKLEDGSYERIIGYIRLKAYEYLKKDKIPAIVLDVDEETALALMISENAQREDLNDYDKLMSHLEYLSFILGKDKEEVIKIARKVFNYISGNVKQLTPEERKEGQIIEKTLQKLSGTNLRTFIERLKILNVAPQIKEAIRKYGWSYSLAIEVNKLRHIPEKMEQLIQEIIDKGLTKKEVQQRVKEILGEEAEKRVKNPFKETFKDLNKRVSELYRKLPEKEKIKVEKAINKKLSEIYKLLEKYE; translated from the coding sequence ATGGATTTAGGAATTTTTGAAGATGTCCTTGACACACCAAAAACACAAAAAGCAAAAAAGGTAATACAAACAATACAGGAAGTAAAGCCACAGGAAATAGAGATATCAAAAATAAAAAATCCCCGCTTCCATGACCGAAGTTATGTAAGCCCTGAGAGAATTGTAGCTCTGGCAGAAAATATTAAAGCCTATGGCCTTGCCCAGCCTATAGTGGTTAGAAAGCTTGAAGACGGTAGTTATGAAAGAATAATCGGATATATTCGTCTTAAAGCCTACGAGTATCTAAAAAAGGATAAAATTCCTGCAATTGTTCTTGATGTTGATGAAGAAACGGCATTAGCCCTTATGATTTCTGAAAATGCCCAGAGAGAAGACCTGAATGATTATGATAAACTTATGTCCCATCTGGAGTATTTATCATTTATACTGGGCAAGGATAAAGAAGAAGTAATCAAAATAGCAAGGAAAGTATTTAATTATATTTCCGGCAACGTAAAACAGCTTACTCCAGAAGAAAGAAAAGAGGGACAAATTATAGAAAAGACCCTTCAGAAACTATCAGGTACAAACTTAAGAACATTCATAGAAAGACTAAAAATCCTGAATGTTGCACCTCAGATTAAAGAAGCCATCAGAAAATATGGCTGGTCTTACAGTCTCGCAATAGAGGTTAATAAACTCAGACATATACCTGAAAAAATGGAACAGCTTATACAGGAAATAATAGATAAAGGTCTTACCAAAAAAGAAGTTCAACAAAGGGTAAAAGAAATCTTAGGGGAAGAAGCAGAAAAAAGAGTTAAAAATCCATTCAAAGAAACTTTCAAAGATCTAAACAAAAGAGTATCAGAGCTATACAGAAAGCTGCCTGAAAAAGAAAAAATAAAAGTAGAAAAAGCAATAAACAAAAAGCTCAGTGAAATCTATAAACTTCTTGAGAAATATGAGTAA
- the rfaD gene encoding ADP-glyceromanno-heptose 6-epimerase — protein sequence MVNSILITGGAGFIGANLALELQERYPKAKILILDDFSSANFKNLKKFKGEVLACDVSTDELFFKVDDFQPELIFHMASITDTTVTDQELMMRKNVDGFKNILELAEDSEATVVYASSASVYGNVKEKVPLSEDREKSPENVYAFSKYIMDNIARDFSEQTGLKVVGVRYFNVYGPGEAHKGKFASMIYQLYLQMKKNKRPRIFKWGEQKRDFVYVRDAVDATILAKEAPQSTVYNVGSGEARSFNEVIALLNKNLGTDFEPEYFDCPYDFYQEFTQADMRKIKEELGFVPKYNLEKGIEEYIAILEGKIDYPIR from the coding sequence ATGGTAAATAGTATTTTAATAACCGGCGGTGCTGGTTTTATCGGTGCTAATCTCGCCCTTGAACTTCAGGAAAGATACCCCAAGGCAAAAATTTTAATACTTGATGATTTTTCCAGTGCAAACTTTAAAAACCTAAAAAAATTCAAAGGTGAAGTCCTTGCCTGTGATGTATCAACAGATGAATTATTTTTTAAAGTAGATGATTTTCAGCCTGAACTTATTTTCCACATGGCATCTATTACAGATACAACTGTTACAGACCAAGAACTTATGATGAGAAAAAATGTTGATGGTTTTAAAAATATACTTGAACTGGCAGAGGACTCGGAAGCTACGGTTGTTTATGCCTCTTCAGCCTCAGTTTACGGTAATGTAAAAGAAAAGGTTCCCCTTTCAGAAGACAGGGAAAAATCTCCTGAAAATGTTTATGCATTTTCAAAATACATTATGGATAATATTGCCCGTGATTTTTCTGAACAAACAGGGTTGAAAGTGGTAGGTGTCAGATATTTCAACGTGTATGGTCCTGGGGAAGCACACAAAGGTAAATTCGCCAGCATGATATATCAGCTTTATCTCCAAATGAAAAAAAATAAAAGGCCAAGAATTTTTAAATGGGGTGAGCAAAAAAGGGATTTTGTTTATGTAAGGGATGCGGTAGACGCAACAATCCTTGCAAAAGAAGCCCCTCAATCCACCGTCTACAATGTAGGTTCAGGGGAAGCAAGGTCGTTTAACGAGGTTATTGCCTTGCTTAATAAAAATCTGGGAACGGATTTTGAACCTGAGTATTTTGATTGCCCTTACGATTTTTATCAGGAGTTTACACAGGCAGATATGAGAAAAATAAAAGAGGAGCTTGGCTTTGTTCCAAAGTATAATCTGGAAAAGGGAATTGAAGAATACATAGCTATCTTAGAAGGAAAAATAGATTATCCAATAAGGTAG
- the efp gene encoding elongation factor P gives MGVKIGINQIKKDMFIVHDGQPYRVLDYDHVKPGKGQAFVRVKAKNMKTGNVIEITYKSSDSIELADFEQRQMAYSYFDGDSYWFIDANTGDMIAVPASVLGDEAQFLKEGMEVFIFLDKGQPIGVELPKSAVYEVIETEPGFKGDTATSTLKPAKIDTGATVQVPLFINEGDKIKIDTRTGKYIERVN, from the coding sequence ATGGGAGTTAAAATCGGCATCAACCAGATTAAAAAAGATATGTTCATTGTTCATGATGGGCAGCCTTACAGGGTTCTGGATTATGACCATGTTAAACCAGGAAAAGGACAGGCATTTGTAAGGGTAAAAGCAAAAAATATGAAAACAGGAAACGTTATCGAGATAACTTACAAATCCTCTGACAGCATTGAACTGGCAGATTTTGAACAAAGACAGATGGCTTATTCATACTTTGATGGAGATTCTTACTGGTTCATAGATGCAAATACAGGGGACATGATTGCTGTTCCTGCATCTGTTTTAGGAGATGAAGCACAATTCCTTAAAGAAGGAATGGAAGTATTTATTTTCCTTGATAAAGGACAACCAATAGGCGTAGAATTACCAAAATCTGCTGTTTACGAAGTAATTGAAACAGAACCAGGATTCAAAGGGGATACAGCAACATCAACCCTTAAACCTGCAAAAATAGACACAGGGGCTACTGTTCAGGTGCCATTATTTATAAATGAAGGGGATAAAATAAAAATAGATACAAGGACAGGTAAGTATATAGAAAGAGTTAATTAA
- the thiL gene encoding thiamine-phosphate kinase, giving the protein MNLRDLGEFGLIDRITKLLKVDDPQVIVSFGDDCSVIKTDKKFLLFSSDIQIENHHFIKDKISPEDLGWKLVSVNVSDIISCGGKAKWGFISVAFPPETSVEYVERLYKGIQEACDYYNCSVIGGNTSASEEIILDLFIVGQTDRPVLRKGAQEGDILLVSGYTGLSRAGLELLLMDKNYYEDFEERLIKIHTKPVVPVELSEKIMRYASSCIDISDGLVADLGHLQKASGVKVIIEKDKLPIHPDLERFCQKYNKSPYDYILYGGEDYQLLFTTKSENLNQFENCFQIGYVKQGEGLFLEENSNLEPLKTEGFQHL; this is encoded by the coding sequence GTGAATTTAAGAGATTTAGGTGAATTTGGCCTGATAGATAGAATAACAAAACTTTTAAAGGTAGATGACCCTCAGGTTATTGTTTCTTTTGGGGATGATTGTTCTGTTATAAAAACAGATAAAAAATTTTTACTTTTTAGCTCTGATATTCAGATTGAAAACCATCATTTTATAAAGGATAAAATTTCTCCTGAAGACCTTGGCTGGAAATTAGTATCTGTGAATGTAAGCGATATTATTTCTTGTGGTGGAAAGGCAAAATGGGGGTTTATATCTGTAGCATTTCCCCCTGAAACATCTGTTGAATACGTTGAAAGACTTTATAAAGGTATTCAAGAAGCTTGTGATTACTACAATTGCAGCGTTATAGGTGGAAATACTTCTGCATCTGAGGAAATAATACTGGATTTATTTATTGTTGGGCAGACAGATAGACCTGTTTTAAGAAAAGGAGCACAGGAAGGGGATATTCTTCTTGTTTCAGGATATACAGGCTTATCCCGTGCAGGTCTTGAGCTTCTATTGATGGATAAAAATTATTATGAGGACTTTGAGGAAAGACTAATTAAAATCCATACAAAACCTGTGGTTCCTGTGGAACTCTCAGAAAAAATAATGAGATATGCAAGCAGCTGCATAGACATTAGCGATGGGCTTGTTGCTGACCTTGGACATCTCCAAAAGGCAAGTGGTGTAAAAGTTATTATAGAAAAAGATAAACTCCCGATTCATCCAGACCTTGAAAGGTTTTGCCAGAAGTACAATAAAAGCCCTTACGACTATATTTTGTATGGTGGAGAGGATTATCAACTTCTGTTTACAACCAAATCTGAAAATCTGAACCAGTTTGAAAATTGCTTTCAGATAGGATATGTGAAACAGGGAGAAGGTCTATTTTTAGAAGAAAATTCCAATTTGGAACCTTTAAAAACAGAAGGATTTCAGCATCTTTAA
- the csx2 gene encoding TIGR02221 family CRISPR-associated protein, with amino-acid sequence MAKVLITLLGTGKLAKGDLEKNEYIGTDYIIDGTIYKDKKFVASAIIEHYDINKVFIIGTKESMWDNVAEYFGANEDLILDLLEKKEKGLINEEYLIKLSNVINKYLTIEGSKCFVVEEGTTEEEILKIFDKFLEILSMVSKNDVVYFDITHLFRSVSVMSLILAELMDIKEIKIGGIFYGMLSKKPPSPIVDLKVLLEFLSWARAIRDLKNYGNSTSLRNLLQKTEIDEDIKNSVVNFSYALSISHMFALEQEIKRLKGKINKFKKSESKFVNLISEDLEKFINRFSNKTVSEFQFEFAKWNIENENYAIAYIALAEAVISALCEKENIDPKIKDNRDYIKEKYLNSKTKNAFITIYNKVRNIRNAIAHQSSSKYSPKEGIDKIREYYSLLYKYVKKK; translated from the coding sequence ATGGCAAAGGTATTGATTACCTTACTTGGAACAGGAAAGTTAGCCAAAGGGGATTTAGAGAAAAATGAATATATAGGCACTGATTACATTATAGATGGAACGATATATAAAGATAAAAAATTTGTTGCAAGTGCTATTATTGAACACTACGACATTAATAAAGTCTTTATAATAGGAACAAAAGAATCTATGTGGGACAATGTTGCTGAATATTTTGGAGCTAATGAAGATTTAATATTAGACTTATTGGAAAAAAAAGAAAAAGGATTAATAAACGAAGAATATCTAATTAAACTATCAAATGTAATTAATAAGTATTTAACTATAGAAGGAAGTAAATGTTTCGTTGTTGAAGAGGGGACAACTGAAGAAGAAATTCTTAAAATTTTTGATAAATTTCTTGAAATCCTATCAATGGTTTCAAAGAATGATGTAGTTTATTTTGATATTACACATTTGTTTAGGTCAGTTTCAGTAATGAGCTTAATTTTAGCAGAACTAATGGATATAAAGGAAATTAAAATTGGTGGAATCTTTTATGGAATGCTTTCAAAAAAACCTCCTTCGCCAATAGTTGATTTAAAAGTTTTATTAGAATTTTTGTCTTGGGCAAGAGCAATTAGAGATTTAAAGAATTATGGAAACAGCACATCTTTAAGAAATTTACTCCAGAAAACTGAAATAGATGAAGATATTAAAAATTCTGTTGTAAACTTTTCTTATGCATTAAGCATATCTCATATGTTTGCACTTGAACAGGAAATCAAAAGATTAAAAGGAAAAATAAATAAATTTAAAAAAAGCGAAAGTAAATTTGTTAATTTAATATCAGAAGATTTAGAAAAATTTATAAATAGATTTTCAAATAAAACGGTTTCAGAATTTCAATTTGAGTTTGCAAAGTGGAATATAGAAAACGAGAATTATGCTATTGCTTATATTGCTTTAGCTGAAGCTGTTATTTCCGCTTTATGTGAAAAAGAAAATATTGACCCCAAAATAAAGGATAATAGAGATTATATAAAAGAGAAATATCTTAACTCTAAAACTAAAAACGCATTCATAACCATATATAATAAAGTAAGAAATATTAGAAATGCTATAGCACATCAAAGTTCCTCTAAATATTCACCCAAGGAAGGTATTGATAAAATAAGAGAGTATTACAGCCTCCTTTATAAATACGTAAAGAAAAAATGA
- a CDS encoding DUF996 domain-containing protein — translation MDVKSIKTLGGLGALFLVLSWLPYLGFLLAIVGLVLLAIALKKVSDAAPEKGIFTNFIIAFLVNFVGGLIAMLGGLFSMLPFMAGDENAMAIGIGLGTIVAFVIGYIAFVASGYYYKKCFTDTGDVLNQPLFKTAGNVIFWGSVAGIIIIGFLVVWIGWILVTVAFFTLPDRPAYQSQNDLYNQPPSNPQQPEQLSSNNQQ, via the coding sequence ATGGATGTAAAAAGTATTAAAACCTTAGGGGGTTTGGGGGCTTTATTTCTGGTTCTTTCGTGGCTTCCTTACCTTGGATTTCTTCTTGCTATTGTAGGTCTGGTTCTACTTGCAATTGCACTGAAAAAAGTATCAGATGCAGCTCCGGAAAAGGGTATTTTTACAAATTTTATTATTGCTTTTCTGGTTAATTTTGTAGGTGGATTAATTGCTATGTTAGGTGGTCTTTTCTCTATGCTTCCTTTTATGGCCGGTGATGAAAATGCCATGGCAATTGGAATAGGACTGGGAACAATAGTTGCATTTGTTATAGGATATATTGCTTTTGTTGCTTCTGGATATTATTACAAAAAATGTTTTACAGATACTGGAGATGTATTAAATCAGCCTTTATTCAAAACTGCCGGTAATGTAATATTCTGGGGAAGTGTAGCAGGAATTATAATAATTGGTTTTTTAGTGGTATGGATTGGATGGATACTTGTTACTGTGGCTTTCTTTACACTTCCTGATAGACCTGCTTATCAGTCTCAAAATGACCTTTATAATCAGCCACCTTCAAATCCACAGCAACCGGAACAACTTTCCTCAAATAATCAGCAATAA
- the accB gene encoding acetyl-CoA carboxylase biotin carboxyl carrier protein — MDKNLIFEIIEKIKGTKIEEVEFETEEGRIKIKQYVGPKKEVVSAPQPVVEVKEEIKAPATVEVEKDGSKKYHVIKSPLVGTFYRAPSPGAPPFVEEGDMVSKGQVLCIIEALKVMNEIESDVNGKVVKILVENGQPVEYGQELFYIEPV, encoded by the coding sequence ATGGATAAGAACCTTATTTTTGAAATTATTGAAAAAATTAAAGGAACAAAAATAGAAGAGGTTGAGTTTGAAACAGAAGAAGGGAGAATAAAAATAAAGCAGTATGTAGGTCCTAAAAAAGAAGTGGTTTCTGCACCTCAACCAGTAGTAGAAGTAAAAGAGGAAATAAAAGCACCTGCAACAGTTGAAGTTGAGAAGGATGGTTCAAAGAAATATCACGTTATAAAATCTCCACTGGTTGGAACATTTTACAGAGCACCATCTCCTGGAGCTCCTCCTTTTGTTGAGGAAGGGGATATGGTTTCTAAAGGGCAGGTTTTATGTATTATAGAAGCCCTTAAAGTTATGAACGAGATTGAAAGTGATGTAAACGGAAAGGTTGTAAAAATTCTGGTAGAAAATGGCCAACCTGTAGAATATGGTCAGGAACTTTTCTATATAGAACCTGTGTAG